A genome region from Schistocerca americana isolate TAMUIC-IGC-003095 chromosome 1, iqSchAmer2.1, whole genome shotgun sequence includes the following:
- the LOC124551343 gene encoding uncharacterized protein LOC124551343, which yields MIRARKGIGRFLADHNSLLSALLASVTLLVPNSMGQGFCNGVINLPLAAAVAAGGSFALSSGGTQRRRQQQQQQQQQPVETQRIRVGDTEDATQRAASAADSGRRGGEGAVAGAVTAAAATSSSRRCRCQIPQQQQQPEAPRNPTPPPPHCRGQGHSLLQRLALPAQMAARSSENSGAQQHGMSHISVSVKLPADIQTGKS from the exons ATGATAAGGGCGAGGAAGGGAATAGGGCGCTTTTTAGCAGATCACAACTCCCTGCTGTCTGCGCTCTTAGCTTCTGTAACACTTCTTGTTCCCAACAGCATGGGACAGGGATTTTGTAATGGAGTAATTAATCTACCCCTTGCAGCAGCTGTTGCGGCCGGTGGAAGTTTCGCACTCAGTTCCGGAGGAActcagcggcggcggcagcagcagcagcagcagcagcagcagccggtgGAAACCCA GCGCATCCGTGTGGGAGACACCGAAGACGCGACGCAGCGTGCGGCGAGTGCAGCAGACAGCGGGCGGCGAGGTGGCGAAGGGGCGGTCGCCGGAGCagtgaccgccgccgccgccaccagcaGCAGCCGGCGCTGCCGGTGCCAaataccgcagcagcagcagcagccagaagCTCCCAGGAATCCGACACCGCCGCCACCGCACTGCCGCGGGCAAGGCCACTCGCTGCTGCAGCGCCTGGCACTGCCTGCACAAATGGCCGCCCGCAGCAGTGAAAATTCTGGTGCGCAGCAGCACGGAATGAGCCACATATCG